In Dictyoglomus sp. NZ13-RE01, one DNA window encodes the following:
- a CDS encoding biotin--[acetyl-CoA-carboxylase] ligase: MRIYSYKELDSTMDIAHELAKKGEEEGTIVLADVQRKGRGRKGNYWESPEGGLWFSVIFYPKLRKEEIKFLPIVFCVSVIQGLELFLTKRINVKWPNDIELDGKKVGGILLESSWNGDKLEYVICGVGINLFVPLDFFKDRNLNATSLLPYLIEKDKFLILKAIWEKMLLNYENYPYNWDLIYQYYLEKFPYVGKIALIRQEADSKFVKILKVSREGALIVEEEGEIKKYEWGEISVRH, encoded by the coding sequence ATGAGGATTTATTCTTATAAAGAGCTTGATTCTACAATGGATATAGCCCATGAATTGGCAAAGAAAGGGGAAGAGGAAGGAACCATAGTATTGGCGGATGTTCAGAGAAAGGGAAGGGGAAGGAAGGGAAATTATTGGGAATCACCAGAGGGGGGACTTTGGTTTTCAGTAATATTTTATCCGAAACTGAGAAAGGAAGAGATAAAGTTTCTTCCCATTGTTTTTTGTGTTAGTGTTATTCAGGGTTTGGAATTATTTTTAACTAAAAGAATCAATGTTAAGTGGCCAAATGATATTGAATTAGATGGTAAAAAGGTTGGAGGTATTCTCTTAGAAAGTTCTTGGAATGGAGATAAGCTTGAATATGTTATATGTGGGGTTGGAATTAATTTATTTGTTCCTTTGGATTTTTTTAAGGATAGAAATTTAAATGCTACATCACTACTTCCTTATCTCATTGAAAAAGATAAGTTTTTAATATTAAAAGCAATATGGGAAAAGATGCTCTTAAATTATGAAAATTATCCATATAATTGGGATTTAATTTATCAATACTATTTAGAAAAATTTCCTTATGTTGGGAAAATTGCTTTGATAAGGCAAGAAGCAGACTCTAAATTTGTAAAAATACTTAAAGTTTCGAGAGAGGGTGCTTTAATTGTGGAGGAAGAGGGGGAGATTAAAAAATACGAATGGGGTGAAATAAGTGTTAGACATTAA
- a CDS encoding hydrolase — protein MKSIKGFLIDLDGCIYRGNQPLPSSKEFIDFLHKRSYKVLFLTNNSTQLPSEYVKKLRNMDIFAEEKEILTSGVATALYLKNWKQKGKAYVIGENALKEAILSVGWEIDDNDVDAVVVGLDRNFTFEKLKKANYLIRKGARFIATNPDKTFPQENSIEPGAGSIVSAVSSASQRRPIVIGKPSSYIGKIALSMLDLLPSEVAIVGDRIDTDVLLAKRIKSISFLVLTGVSTNEDLVKSKIKPDLVFNNLTELLNLLENSL, from the coding sequence ATTAAAAGTATAAAGGGCTTTTTAATAGATTTGGATGGCTGTATTTATAGAGGAAATCAGCCTTTACCGTCTTCTAAAGAATTTATTGATTTTCTTCATAAAAGGTCTTATAAAGTGTTATTTTTAACTAATAATTCAACCCAACTCCCATCAGAGTATGTTAAAAAACTGAGGAATATGGATATATTTGCAGAAGAAAAAGAGATTTTAACTTCTGGAGTTGCAACTGCTCTCTACTTGAAAAATTGGAAACAAAAGGGAAAAGCTTATGTTATAGGCGAAAATGCGTTGAAAGAGGCTATTTTAAGTGTGGGATGGGAGATTGATGATAATGATGTGGATGCAGTGGTTGTAGGGTTAGATAGAAATTTTACTTTTGAGAAATTAAAAAAAGCAAATTATTTAATAAGAAAAGGGGCAAGATTTATAGCTACAAATCCTGATAAAACTTTTCCTCAAGAAAATTCTATAGAGCCTGGTGCAGGATCTATAGTATCTGCAGTAAGTTCTGCTTCTCAGAGAAGACCTATTGTAATTGGTAAGCCATCATCTTATATAGGTAAAATAGCTTTGTCAATGCTTGATCTTTTGCCTTCTGAGGTGGCAATAGTTGGAGATAGAATTGATACTGATGTTCTTTTGGCTAAAAGGATTAAGTCTATTTCTTTTTTGGTATTGACTGGAGTTTCTACAAATGAAGATTTGGTGAAGAGCAAGATTAAGCCAGATCTTGTTTTTAATAACCTAACTGAACTTCTAAATCTATTAGAGAATAGTCTTTAA